One region of Eretmochelys imbricata isolate rEreImb1 chromosome 2, rEreImb1.hap1, whole genome shotgun sequence genomic DNA includes:
- the LOC144260800 gene encoding cyclin-dependent kinase 5 activator 1-like yields the protein MGTVLSVSPGSRKASLYEEGSPGSPAHYPALPSAKGGGQKGDKALKRHSMFIPALTWKRLVASTKRKGSRGGGKGPAPNHNHPPPHAKDVALLNHENVKKSLSCANLASYEGGGAPLAPLSAQRISTTSVSSLKPGACPGGGSSASPRRVVVQASTSELLKCLGEFLCRRCYRLKHLSPTEPILWLRSVDRSLLLQGWQDQAFITPVNVVFVYLLCREVIDGDSVASEHGLQAALLTCLYLSYSYMGNEISYPLKPFLVEAAKDAFWDRCLRIIDALSGKMLRINADPHYFTQVFADLKNEGSAREDFARVLDR from the coding sequence ATGGGCACCGTGCTGTCCGTCTCGCCGGGCTCCCGCAAGGCCAGCCTGTACGAAGAGGGCTCCCCCGGCTCGCCGGCGCACTACCCGGCCCTGCCGAGCGCCAAGggcggggggcagaagggggacaAGGCCCTCAAGCGCCACTCCATGTTCATCCCGGCCTTGACCTGGAAGCGGCTGGTGGCCTCCACCAAGAGGAAAggctcccggggcggggggaaggggcccGCCCCCAATCAcaaccaccccccgccccacgccAAGGACGTGGCCCTGCTCAACCACGAGAACGTCAAGAAGTCGCTGTCCTGCGCCAACCTCGCCAGCTACGAGGGGGGCGGGGCGCCCCTGGCGCCGCTCAGCGCCCAGCGCATCTCCACCACCTCCGTCTCCTCCCTCAAGCCGGGCGCCTGCCCGGGCGGGGGCAGCTCGGCCTCCCCGCGGCGCGTGGTCGTCCAGGCCTCCACCAGCGAGCTGCTCAAGTGCCTGGGCGAATTCCTCTGCCGCCGGTGCTACCGCCTCAAGCACCTGTCGCCCACGGAGCCCATCCTGTGGCTGCGCAGCGTGGACCGCtcgctgctgctgcagggctggcaggaCCAGGCCTTCATCACCCCGGTCAACGTGGTCTTCGTCTACCTGCTGTGCCGGGAGGTGATCGACGGGGACTCGGTCGCCAGCGAGCACGGCCTGCAGGCGGCGCTGCTCACCTGCCTCTATCTGTCCTACTCCTACATGGGCAACGAGATCTCCTACCCGCTCAAGCCCTTCCTGGTGGAGGCGGCCAAGGACGCCTTCTGGGACCGGTGCCTGCGTATCATCGACGCCCTGAGCGGCAAGATGCTCCGGATCAACGCCGACCCCCACTACTTCACCCAGGTCTTCGCCGACCTCAAAAACGAAGGCAGCGCCCGCGAGGACTTCGCTCGCGTCCTGGACCGGTGA